The following coding sequences are from one Humulus lupulus chromosome X, drHumLupu1.1, whole genome shotgun sequence window:
- the LOC133806372 gene encoding uncharacterized protein LOC133806372, whose amino-acid sequence MVDHNKWDLPGSTVVNPKEQCNAISLRSGTAYDGPIVENKGKKIEDQHVTSLGQEEVTEDLPKIEKQKYTEPPPKIPYPQWFRKANLDKQFSKFLDIFRKLHINIPFAEALEQMPSYLKFIKEILSRKRKLEDYETVALTEECCVILQEKLPPKLKDPARPTTVSLEMEDRSVNHPLGVIEDILVKVGKFIFPANFTILDMEEDENIPIILGRPFLATGRALIDV is encoded by the exons ATGGTGGATCATAATAAATGGGATTTACCTGGTTCAACTGTGGTGAATCCAAAAGAGCAATgtaatgcaatatccttgaggagtgggACTGCGTATGATGGACCCATAGTAGAAAATAAGGGTAAGAAGATTGAGGATCAACATGTCACTAGTCTAGgacaagaggaggttactgaagaccttccaaagatAGAAAAGCAAAAATACACCGAGCCTCCACCAAAAATTCCATATCCTCAATGGTTTCGAAAGGctaatcttgacaaacaattttctaaatttttagaTATCTTTCGAAAACTACACATTAACATCCCTTTTGCAGAGGCTTTagaacaaatgccaagttattTGAAGTTTATAAAAGAAATTTTGTCAAGAAAGAGGAAattagaggattatgagacagttGCATTAACTGAAGAGTGCTGTGTAATACTTCAGGAGAAACTACCtccaaagcttaaagatcctg CTCGACCAACTACAGTATCTTTGGAGATGGAAGATAGATCAGTTAATCACCCTCTTGGAGTGATTGAGGACATATTGGTAAAAGTGggtaaattcatctttcctgcaAACTTTACtattttagatatggaggaagatgaaaatattccaataatacttggaagaCCATTCTTGGCGACTGGTAGGGCTTTAATTGATGTATAA